The Mesomycoplasma hyopneumoniae J genome contains the following window.
AAAATTGAAAAAACAATCAGAATTTAATTCGTCTTTAAGTGATTTTTTAAAAAATTTACCAACTTTATACGTTTTAAATAAAACTAATAAATTAGAAGATGTTATAGATATAAGATATCAAAGTCTTTTAACATACGAGAAAAAATATTCAAAATTATCAACTTTTATTTCTTTTGTAAATAAGAATACAAGCAAATTATTTTCGTTTTTATTTACTATATCGATAGTTGTATTTTCTCTTTGAGATTCTCATAACAATATAGATAATGAAGTAATATTTGCAAATATTTCTTTAGTAGGTTTAGTACAACTATGTTTTGATTCTTTCTTTTCCAACATAGAAGAACTTTTTGATTCATTTCCTAATTTAATAGCAAGTTGAAAAAATATTAAGTCTTTCAAACAAGATCTTGTATTTAAAGTAGAAAATTCTGAAAATCAATTACAAGATTTAGATGGAACTTTTTCTTTAATTAGTATTAAAAATTTAAACTATAAATTGGAAGATAGAGTTTTATTTAATAATTTAAATTTAGAAGTTCAAAAAGGTAAAAAATATTTACTAAAAGGAGCTAACGGGTCTGGAAAGTCCACATTTTCAAGGATTTTATTAGGCATTGAGAAGGAATTTGAAGGTCAAATTTTAATAAATAACAAATACGATATAAAAAAAATAAATCCTGATTCTATAAATAACCATATTAATTATGTATACAACAATTCAGACTTAATTAATGCATCAACTCTAGAAAATATTTCGCTTTTGGAACCGAAAACAAAAGATGAGATTAGGCCGTTATTAGAAAAGGTAAATTTTGAAAACCTTGATTTAGACAAGAAAATTGATTCTGATGTTGATAATTTTTCCACTGGGCAAATCCAAAAAATCCACCTTGCACGCTCACTTTATTCTCCAAAAGAAATTTTAATAATTGACGAAGGTCTTTCAAACTTAGACAAAGAAAGTTATGTAAAAATCATATCTGAACTTATTGCGGATAAAAATTTAACATTAATTTTCATTACCCATCACTTTGATTCAGAAGTTTTTGCTGAATTTGATCAGGTAGTTTCACTAGATTAAGAAAAAAAAGAAAAATTATTAAAAAATAATAAAAATAATGCTTTTTTCCTAATTTTTTCCTTTTTTTAGTAATTTGGTTAATTTTTCTTAAATTCCATCAGGAAACAAAGCGGTCTTACGATCGCCATTTTCAAAGCCATTTGGATAAATTTCCTTTAAATTTTGTCTATAAGATCGAGTTTGACTCGGGAACTTTTGTAGGTTAGAACCATCAATTAAATTGTAAGCCTTGATAGTTTTCTCGCCATCGCTAAGATCTTTTGAAAGTAAAAATGGTGTATATGAAGCTCTGGCTAATAAATCCCACCTGTTAGAGCTTAGTGCTACTCCGCTATAAACCCCAATCATTTGACCAAATTCGTTATAAACAAGCGAACCAGAAGCCCCAAAATAAAGGGAGGAAAATTTGATATTCTGATTAAACCCATAATAATCACCTAATAGGCGATGAAAAACTTTTGTATATGGGTTAAGGTTAAAACTTAACATTTTCCCTTCATAATCATTAGTGGAGATAGCAAACGTGTTTGCATTTTCAGGAGATCGATGATAAGATTGCATTGTTTTATCGTTTCTCTCAATGGGATTATTTCAAGTAAGCACTGAATTTCCACCATCAAGTCCAGGATAGCCCAGAACATAAACGTTTTTGGAATTAGTTAAAAACTCTTTGTTTTCATGCATTTTTGAAGCTGTAACATAATCAATTGTTGGCATATAAAAAGAAATTTTTTTATCTTGATTAGGAAGATCAGCTTGTTTATTTCGTTTTAGATAAGAATCTAACGCAGCCATTGCTTTTTTTATCCAATCTTTAAGCGTTTCATCGGCGTTTGCCAAATTAACTTCTAATTCAAAAACAGCAAAATCTGTATATAAAGGAATAAATTCGTCTTTTTCTAAGCTGCTTTTGATAATTTTGCTTTCTGTAAAATCTTCCTCTGGTTCAACTTGTGATTTTAGATATTCAAGTCGCAATTTTGATTTATTTTTTATATCATCTTGAAAGGGTTTTATATAATCTCTATTAATAAAATCATAGCCAGCAAAAATTAATTTAGGCGCTGAAAAAGCTGTTGTTTTTATAGTAGAATTAGCTGATAAACCTGAACGGTTTGCATTTGTAAAATTTTCATCTGAGGCATAAAATTTAGCTTGATTATTTTTATTAGTCGAAAAATCATAATTATTATTATGGCTTGCGAAAATTTGGGGAGCTTGAATTGATTTTCCTAGTGAAATAGAAGTTGCTTTATCCTTACTTGGGTCTTCATAATTTAGTTTTTTTCCAAGATTTTCATCTAAAGTATTGGATAAATGCGAGGCAACATGCAGATTTGTCGCAAAAAATAATTTGTAATTATTTTCATCTTTTTTATGATAATCTAACAGTCAAATAGTCCCATTTTCAGTTGCTAAAAACTTATTCTCCTCGGGTTCACCATAAAGTTTAACACCTTTAGCTAATGTTATGCCAAATTTTACTGAAAATGTTCGATCGTACAGTTCCTTATACAAAATTTGAGGATCAACTGCTTTATATTTTTTAGCAAATAACGGATATTCGTTTGCCTTTAAATTCTTAGTTGCAAATTGAGGAAGCTGAAACACATCTGGTAATTGCAAGCTATTATTAGGATTTGCTTGGCTTTTATCAGGAAGAACCTCTACTTGTTTTTTTTGTGTTTTTGAATCAATATTTTCGTTTTTTTCTTCTTTTTTGGTTTCTTTGATTTCGTTACTTATTTGTTTTTCCGACACTTTATCATTTTTACAAGAAATTAAAAAGAAAAAAGCGGGAATTATTGCTAAAAATAAAAAATTTTTAATCTTTTTCATATCAATCTCTAGTTTTTTCTTTTTAATTTTAACCTTTTTTTTTTTTTTTTTTTGCAAAAAAAGGTAAAAAAATAAAAAAACACACTCAAAAGTGTGTCTTTTTAAAAAAATTAAAATAATTAAGATTGACTTTAGCTTTTCGTTAGAGCTTCTTGAGGAATCTCAACTTGTTGATTTTTTGTAAAATCAGAACTTAAATATTCTTGGAATGTGTGGGCAAATAGATCTTTTTGACTTGAATCTTTAGTTAATTTGTCCAAATATTGACCATATTTAATTAAAGAATCAATATATTGAACTCCCTCATAAACTTTTTCAATATCCCTGTTTTTACCTAGATTTAACATTTGATAGCCGTCCCCGCCCGCTGAAAGATAATCATTTGTGCTTAAATAGTAAAATTTGTTATCATCAATCGGCTTGTTATTAATTTTAAAGGATGTTGTATCTGGTTTTCAAACCCAGGATTCTATTTTGGTTTTCGGATCAGTCCCTTTTTCAACTTTGACTTTATAGGAAATATTTGAAGATAGTTGGGCAAATGCGCCTTGTTTCCCCATAGAAAGTCCGTATTCGAGAGTTTTTTTAAGTGTATCTCCTTTTAGTTTAATAGTTACAATCCTATTCCCAAAAGGACTAACCCCTAAAACATCTCCTCTTTTGATTTCACCACTTTTTAGATCTGTTCTAAGACTACCACCGTTTATAAGTCCTAAGGAATTATCAAGTGTTGCAATTTCATTTTTCGTACTTTGTACTTGTTCTTTTGAACTTTTTGCATATTCCCAAGCAATGGCATCTGCTGTCATTACCCCTAATGAAGTTGGTTTTACCCGTCCAATTCAGTAAGGAGTTTTGTTGATCTCAATTGATTGAACATGTTCAAAAACACCAGGCGAATTAAATACTTTTACATCATTTTCTACATCATAAACTTTATGAAGTTTTTTGATATAATGTTCTGATAAATCTCTGGTTACAATATTGATTTGGTTAATATCTCTTAAAGATTGTACAATTTTTACTATCTCGCCAGTTTCAGTATCAAAAACTAAATCAATGTCCCCGAGCCATTTTGCATAGGCCTCAGTTTGGGTTACCCAAACTTTTTTATCTTCTTTGGGTTTGTGAATTTCGATTTTTGTATGCGAATGCCCATCGATGACTAAATCAAGGCCATTTCCGGTTTGTTCTGCAAGATAATCTGAAGTTCATTTATGTTCTGTGCGCCCAACACCTAGGTGCGTTGTAGCAATTATAAAGGAAATTGAAGGATCTTTTTCCTGAATCTCCTTAATTACCTTTTGGGTTTCAGGTACTGGATCGGTAAATTCAACTCAAAAAGAATTTTTTGGGTGGGAAGTAATTTTTGTATCTGGAGTTGTCAGCCCGATAACTGCAACTTTTAGACCATTTTCTAATTCCTTTATTATATAAGGTTGGAAAACTCGCTTCCCTTGTTTAAATTCAGCTGGTTTTATGGCTCTTTCATCTGTAGATTCTAAATTTTTAAGTTCCTCTTCTGAAGGTTGTCTTCAGTAAACATTAGCGGAAATAAAAGGCATTTTTCGGCTAAATTCATCTTTGTTTCCCTCGGCGGCAAGATCAAGAATGTGTCTAATTCCATAGTCGAATTCATGGTTTCCAATCGCAACTGAATCATAGCCTATATATTTGGCAATTTTTGCAATTGTCTTACCTTTATCTGTATCCGAAAGTGGAAGTCCTTGAATTAAATCTCCGGCAGATAAAAGTAAATCCTTGTTAAATTTTTTCAAGTACTGTCCCGTTTTATCCATCCCTGAATAATTATTGTGTTTGTTATCATCATATTCTAAGCGACCGTGTTCGTCGTTTGTATGAAAAATTTTTACAGTTTTAAGTTTTGAATTTTCTTTTTTTTCTAATTCATGCAATTTTTTAAAAAGATAATTGACCTGATCAATTAGGGGATCAATTTTGGCTTGGGCTTCGCTAATAATTATAGCGATTTCATCTGTATCACTTTTTGGATTAGTTTTACGGATTTTGTCTATTTTTGCTTGGAAATCATTTAAGGTATCCGAATATTTCTCAACTACAGAAAAATATTCTTCCCTAATCTTTTCAGAATTTTCTTTAACTTGAGCGCT
Protein-coding sequences here:
- a CDS encoding ATP-binding cassette domain-containing protein produces the protein MNQPPRHFWFIIWNWINVTFTIAFNVFSIISPYFIFYSIINENWFFLLFWSISYLLTSLILRFFEIINTGYFKGFLIHHKMKLFKQFQSFLLKATFKQYNEKSPGYYYSQINNTTETIISTFYSELFKIIKIISIIGITLGIIFYFSWILGLVTILILSIFFLYTLFLSKKLSALLDTKLKKQSEFNSSLSDFLKNLPTLYVLNKTNKLEDVIDIRYQSLLTYEKKYSKLSTFISFVNKNTSKLFSFLFTISIVVFSLWDSHNNIDNEVIFANISLVGLVQLCFDSFFSNIEELFDSFPNLIASWKNIKSFKQDLVFKVENSENQLQDLDGTFSLISIKNLNYKLEDRVLFNNLNLEVQKGKKYLLKGANGSGKSTFSRILLGIEKEFEGQILINNKYDIKKINPDSINNHINYVYNNSDLINASTLENISLLEPKTKDEIRPLLEKVNFENLDLDKKIDSDVDNFSTGQIQKIHLARSLYSPKEILIIDEGLSNLDKESYVKIISELIADKNLTLIFITHHFDSEVFAEFDQVVSLD
- a CDS encoding MIP family Ig-specific serine endopeptidase is translated as MKKIKNFLFLAIIPAFFFLISCKNDKVSEKQISNEIKETKKEEKNENIDSKTQKKQVEVLPDKSQANPNNSLQLPDVFQLPQFATKNLKANEYPLFAKKYKAVDPQILYKELYDRTFSVKFGITLAKGVKLYGEPEENKFLATENGTIWLLDYHKKDENNYKLFFATNLHVASHLSNTLDENLGKKLNYEDPSKDKATSISLGKSIQAPQIFASHNNNYDFSTNKNNQAKFYASDENFTNANRSGLSANSTIKTTAFSAPKLIFAGYDFINRDYIKPFQDDIKNKSKLRLEYLKSQVEPEEDFTESKIIKSSLEKDEFIPLYTDFAVFELEVNLANADETLKDWIKKAMAALDSYLKRNKQADLPNQDKKISFYMPTIDYVTASKMHENKEFLTNSKNVYVLGYPGLDGGNSVLTWNNPIERNDKTMQSYHRSPENANTFAISTNDYEGKMLSFNLNPYTKVFHRLLGDYYGFNQNIKFSSLYFGASGSLVYNEFGQMIGVYSGVALSSNRWDLLARASYTPFLLSKDLSDGEKTIKAYNLIDGSNLQKFPSQTRSYRQNLKEIYPNGFENGDRKTALFPDGI
- a CDS encoding bifunctional metallophosphatase/5'-nucleotidase, whose protein sequence is MKKKLLLPFCTIATFITGIPLIVSAACSENATQVTKNTQKITENSAQVKENSEKIREEYFSVVEKYSDTLNDFQAKIDKIRKTNPKSDTDEIAIIISEAQAKIDPLIDQVNYLFKKLHELEKKENSKLKTVKIFHTNDEHGRLEYDDNKHNNYSGMDKTGQYLKKFNKDLLLSAGDLIQGLPLSDTDKGKTIAKIAKYIGYDSVAIGNHEFDYGIRHILDLAAEGNKDEFSRKMPFISANVYWRQPSEEELKNLESTDERAIKPAEFKQGKRVFQPYIIKELENGLKVAVIGLTTPDTKITSHPKNSFWVEFTDPVPETQKVIKEIQEKDPSISFIIATTHLGVGRTEHKWTSDYLAEQTGNGLDLVIDGHSHTKIEIHKPKEDKKVWVTQTEAYAKWLGDIDLVFDTETGEIVKIVQSLRDINQINIVTRDLSEHYIKKLHKVYDVENDVKVFNSPGVFEHVQSIEINKTPYWIGRVKPTSLGVMTADAIAWEYAKSSKEQVQSTKNEIATLDNSLGLINGGSLRTDLKSGEIKRGDVLGVSPFGNRIVTIKLKGDTLKKTLEYGLSMGKQGAFAQLSSNISYKVKVEKGTDPKTKIESWVWKPDTTSFKINNKPIDDNKFYYLSTNDYLSAGGDGYQMLNLGKNRDIEKVYEGVQYIDSLIKYGQYLDKLTKDSSQKDLFAHTFQEYLSSDFTKNQQVEIPQEALTKS